The Balneolaceae bacterium region ACGCGCCCTCTTCATGCACTCGTAGAAGACGTAGTCGTCGAGGTTGGTGTGTCCCAGGGTATTGAAGCGGAAGGAGAGTCCCCGGTTGCTACTGTCCTGGATGCGCAGGTAGCAGAAGTACTGCCGCGCCCGCAGCCGGTAGCCGCGCATGCGGTAGCAGAGCTGCTGCACGCCCTGCATGATCTCCCCGCGGATGCGCTCGGGGTCGTCGCTCCGGTCGCTGAAGGTGTGCATGTAGTTGAGCTGCTCGGGCACCAGCTGCTGGTCGGTGAGCACCCGGGCGCGGTCTTTGCCGGCCACCATCTCCCAGACGATTTTCCCGAAATACTCCCCGAAAAGATCCTGGAAGAGGGGATAGCCGCGGTCGATCGCCTCCCCGATGGTGTAGAGGCCGCGCGACTTGAGCTTTTCGAAGCGCTTGCGGCCGATGCCCCACACCTCGTCCAGGGGCAGGGGATGGAGCTGCTCGGCGGCGGCCTCCCCGTCCAGCACCAGCGTCACCCCGTTGGGCTTGTGGAGGTCGCTGGCCAGCTTGGCGTAGGTTTTTGACCAGGAGACCCCCAGCGAGCAGACCAGCCCGATCTCCCGGTAGATGAGGTTGCGGAGCTGCTGGATGTAGCGCAGGATCTCCTCCTGCGGCCGCCCCTTCAGAAAATTGATATCCAGGAAGTACTCGTCCATGGAGTACTGCTCCACGGTGGGGGCGAACTCCTCCAGCACCTGCTCGATGAGCCCGCTGATGCCCTTGTACTTCTCGTAGTGCGCCTGCAGGCCGATGGCCCAGGGACAGAGCTGCTCGGCCTCGAAGGCGCTCATCCCCGTCTTGATGCCGAAGGCGCGCGCCTCGTAGGAGCTGGTGGCCACGATACCGCGCGGGGTGCCGTCGGGCTTGTACCACCCGCCCACGTAGACCGGCATGCCGTGCAGCTTGAAGCACTGCTGCTCCACCTGCGCGTAGAAGCAGTTCATGTCCAGGTGCAGGTAGAGCCGCGGCTCCAGGGAGGTGTGCTGCATGTCGCGGCTGACGCACCGGTAGTCGGTGATCTTGTGCACGTCGGCCTCAGTGTCGTAGCGGCCGGGATCAATGGGGGGGAGCTGTCCGCTCACGCTGCTCCGGGTTTGGGTTTCGGCCTTCATGCCGTGAGTATGTCGATTCCCTCGTACCGGCGGATGCGCTTGTCTTTTGTAATAAATGCCAGGTCTTCCGTGGCGGCCTGGGCGATCTGGATGCGGTCGAAGGGATCGGAGTGATGATCCGGCAGTGACCGAAGGGCCATCACATGGGGCAGTTTGATGTCGAGCACATAGAAGTCCTGTTCCTGGATCTGACGATCGATATCGTCGGGCGCCTCGAGCTTGCCGATACGTTTTTTAATGACAATCTCCCAAACGGCGGCGGTACTTACCCAAACGGCCCCGGTCCGTATACATTCTCTCGCACCTTCTCCCAGTTGGGGGTCGTCGGCCAGCCACCAGAGCAATACATGGGTATCAATCAGGTAACTCATTCAGATGCTCCGCGGAATGCCGCCTCTATTTCCTCCGGCAGCTCATCAAAATCGTCAGCTATCTGCACCTTGCCTTTCCAGGCACCGGGTTTTCGGTGGGTCTTGGGTTTGTAGGGCCGCAGGATGACCTGGGGCTCCCCATTGTTGGCAATAACGATCTCCTCTCCCTCCAGGGCCTGCTGAATCAGCTTGGAGAGGTGTGTTTTGGCTTTATGGATATTGAATGTTTTCATCGGTTATCTCTGTGTTTTCGCTAACTTAGCTAACATTGGCTAAATAACAAACGGCCCCATGTGACTTTTCGTTCGTTGCATTGCATGACTCTTTCTTTGTATTATATGAAAAAACATATGGAAAAATAAAAAGAAGGGTCGTTGACATGCAAGTGATGCTCAAGGAAAAGGTGAACGTGGCGGCCATCTTCCGCAGCTTCCGCGACCGCAGCGAAAACAGCCGCTCCGGCTGGGAGCACAAGCGCATCGAGCCGCGGCAGGTGCGCCGCAAAAGCGGCGAGGTGCTGAAGGTGGCCGAGGTGCGCCGCTCCTACCCGAAGGTGAAGGGCGACACCGTGCAGGTGCACTTCGTGATCCGCACCGACCAGGAACGTTTTTTCCACCTTCTGTATGAGTCCAAGAAGATGCTCTGGATCCTGCTCTACGAGTTCGAGGAGCAGATGCTCTTCGACCAGATGGACATCGACGTGGAGGTGACCTGGAACGGCTTCAACGAGAAGAGAAAATAGGGCAGGGGGGAGTGTCGTTCCAGAGGATGCCGCCTCAGGGCCGGAACAGCAGGCCCCACTCCCCGTCTTCCCTCCACGCCCGTCCCACGTAGGTGCCGAAGACGGTGACCTCCTCCCACTCCTCCGGCCGGATGTGAATGGGCTTGTAGGCGTCGTTTTCGGGGCGCAGCTCGATCTCGTCCTCCCATTGGAAGATGCGCTTGAGGGTGGTCTCCCCGTTGTAGAGCACCGCCCCGATGTCGCCGTTGGAAGGCTCCTTCTGGTCCAAAATGATATAATCGCCGTCGCGGATGCCGGCGTCCCGCATGCTGTCGCCCATCACCTGCAGGGCAAAGAGGCGGGGACTTCGCCAGCTCACCAGCTCCACGGGCAGGTGGCCCAGGTCGGCGCTCACGGCTTCGTGCATGCCGCCGGCCGCAATGCGCCCGCGGATGGGCAGGCCCTGGCCCGGCTCGTCCTCCTCCAGCAGGGAGAAGCGGCTCTGGTGGAGATCGTAGGTGCCGTGGTCCAGCTTCACCAGGTAGTTCTTTTTGACCAGGGCGCTCAGGTGCTGGTAAACGCTGTTGGCCGAGGTGAAGCCGAAGGCCTCCTGCAGGGAGGGATAGTCGGGTACGGCGCCGTGGTCCCGGTAGTGCTCCAGGATGAAGCGGAAGATCTCTTCCTGACGGTCGGTGAGGGCTCGCATACCCTCAGTATATGGAAAATAGCATGGAAAAGTAAGGCCTGCGATCAGGAGCGGGTGCGGGAGGGGCCGTGGGTCGAGCCGCCGGACTCGTCCAGGTCGACGCGGGCCTTGTCGGCTGCGGGGTCGTCGGAGCGCAGCCGGCGGGCGAAAGCCTTGAAGATCTCCTGCATGCGCTCTTTCTGGCTTGTGTAAAAGGAGCGCAGGAAGAAGCGTCCCACGCCGATGCCGGCCAGCCCCGCGACACCCCCGGCCAGCAGCTGCAGGTGCTTGGCGACGGGCACCGCGTCCATGGCCATGGCGGCAAGGACAAAGAAAACGGTAAAGGAAATGACGTTCACCGATGTGCGGTGGGTATTCCAGTCGGAGACAAACTGCAGAACAGTGCGGCCCTCCCGGGGCGTGGCCGAGAGGTGGATGTAGCCGGTGTTGCGCTTGCGCTGCTCCCATTCGTAGACCTGTCCCACGGTATGTACCTTGCCGATGCCCCCGGTGATCTCGCGTATGTCGCGGACCAGCTCCTCCCAGCGCCCGTCAGTCATCTCTCCCTCCAGCACGGCCTTTTTCTGCAGGCTGGTGGTCCCGTGCAGCCAGTCGAAGCGGCCCTCCCTGCCGGGAAGGTCGTACTCACGGAGGGCGCGGAGCATCACCTTGCGGTCGATGCCCGCCTCTTCGGCTACGTGGAGAAGCTCTGATTCGGTAAGGCCGTCCTCGTCCTCCCGGTCGCCCAGCTCCGCGTCGATCTCGGCGGCCTTGCGGAGGATATGGTTTACCTGGGCGCGGCTGAAATTTCGGTCGTCAGGGGCCATGTTCCGGTGCGGATTTCGTTGTCATGGGCGCGGGGAGGCCGCCGCCTCCTGTCAGAGGCGGTAGAGGATTTTCACCCCGATGCTGGGTGCGGCAGGAAGTTCAACATCCAAACTGCGGAATGCGGGATTATAGGACTCTTTTTCGGTTTCCTCGTGCAGAAGCTGGACGATAAGTCCCAAGTCGAATTTTACCAGGAAGCGGTTGGAGAGCGGGAAATCGCGTCCCACGCGGGCATTTGCGTAAAGATAGTTGTGAATAATGTCGCGCCCCGTGTCCTTCAGGTAAAAGGCCCCGACACGCAGGTACCAGGGTTCTGGGCTGGCAAACTGGTCGTAGCCGTTGAAGTGGTAAAAGAAGTCTGCACCTGCTGAAAAGATCTCATTGTCACCGAGATCCATATATCCTACACTTCCACCCGCCTCGATGAGCCCGCCGCGATAGTGTACGCCTCCATGCAGAAGCTCGGGCAGGCCCAGTCCCCCCGTTATGTATATTCCCTCTCCCTGGGCGGAGACCTTTTCGGGCGACGCCGTAAATAGCAGAAAGATCAGCAGGCAGAGGAAGCCGGCGCTGCCTGCTCTGTTCTTTACAATTTTTTGCTGTATCGGTCTGTCCATATGTTAACTTGAACGGTTGTTGACATGAAACAATAAAAATAACGATCCATGAAGAATTTCTCTATTTCCTTTCTGCCATTTCTTCTTGCTACGGTATTGCTGCTCCCGGGATGCGCTTCGAACAGTAATTCCGGCGGGGGTGCCGCCGGAGTTGACTACGAAGGAACACGTGGACCTGCCAGCGGCTCCCTGGTGGTTGTCGGAGGATCGATGCAGGACCCGGCCATATTTGCCCGTTTCATCGACCTGGCCGGCGGCTGGGATGCCAACATTGTGGTGGTACCCACCGCCGCGGCCGACTCCATTCCGCAGGAGTACCTCGACCGTATCCGCCAGCGCTTTGCCGACCGGGGCGTGCAGAATCTGACCGTCCTGCACACCAAGGACCGCGAGCTGGCCGACAGCGAGGCCTTCACCGAGCCGGTCCGGCAGGCCGACGGAGTATGGTTTACAGGAGGCCGGCAATGGCGCATCGTCGATTCCTATATGGGCACGCTCACCCAGCAGGCCTTCGAAGACGTACTGGAGCGCGGCGGCGTGATCGGCGGAAGCTCGGCCGGCGCCACCATCCAGGGGTCCTACCTGGCGCGGGGCGACTCTCGCACGAATACCATCATGATGGGAGACCACGAGGAGGGCTTCGCCTATATCGAGAACGTGGCCATCGACCAGCACCTGCTGCAGCGCAACCGGCAGTTCGACCTGGTGGAGATTATTGAGGCCAAACCGCACCTGCTGGGCATAGGACTGGATGAGAACACGGCCATCGTGGTCCAGGGCGACGTCTTCGAGGTGATGGGGGAGAGCTTCGTGGCGGTCTACGACGCCAGCCGCTGGGAGGCCGGCGACTCTGACCTGGAGGCCCTGCCCAGGGGCGAGCTCTTCCAGCTGCTGGACGCCGGCCAGCGTTACAACATGCGTACCCGAACGGTGCTGGAGGAGGACGAAGACTGACCGCAGCCTGCGCTCAGTCCTCTATTCAGCGCTCCAGGGCGGGGTGATGTTGTTCATCCGCGCATAGGCGATGAGCTGGCCCTGGTGCTCGCCCAGGTGCTTCGGGATGAAGAGCATGATGCCCCGGGGCGTATTGGTGCTGCCGCCGAACCATGAGACCTCGCGGATCATGTCGCCCCCCGCCGTGGCGGTCACCGCCTCGCGCAGGTGGGTGAAGGAGTCGCGGAGCGCCTGGATCATCTCCGACTTGCCCAAGCCGGCGTTCTCAGACTGGCCGAACTGGTAGCCCTCGGGTCCGGGAGCGCCCATGAAGGAGGGGATCAAGAAGTTGCCGTCCACGATGTGACCAAAGGTCTCACGCACGGAGCGCACGCCTTCACCGGGACGCCAGTCCCAGGTGTTTTCGGGAAAGGCTTCGGCCAGGCTGACCAGCTTGCCTTCGGTTTCATTGAGTTCGCGGACTACTTCTCCGGCATAGCCGGAGGGGGAGGCGCTCTGCGCCAGGGCGAAGCCGGCCGTGCAGAGGACGAGCAGGAGGGACAGGGCTGTTCTTTTCATAGGTGCTTTTTTTCGTGATCAGGTGTTTCATCTGCCAATCTATGAAAGCGGCGACAAATTCACCAGTGGCTCACTTCAGGATCAACCCCCGGCCGTATCGGCGGGCGCTGTTTCGTAAAGACTCTCCAGCAGGGCAAAACTGAGGCTGTCCACCCGGGCGGCGCGCTCGTGTCCGGCGGATACGTTGGTAAGCAGCACAACGCCACGGCGGGCCGAAGGGTCCAGTACCACAGAGGAGCGGTAGCCGCCCGTCCCCCCGTTATGCCAGAGCCAGCGGTGTCCCGACGCCCGGTCCAGGATGAACCAGCCCAGTCCCATCGCCATCTGCTCGTTGATCCGGAAAGTGGGCTGCTGCATAAGGCGGTTGGCGGGAGCGGCCGTGTCGAAGCTGGCCTCCACAAAACGGTGCATCTCCTCTGCCGTGGAGAGGATGGCGCCCGCCCCGCTCAGCGCGTTGAGGTCCCAGTTCGGCGTGGGACTTCCCGAGGCGTTCAGCCCGGTGACCAGCCGGTCAGCCACCAGGGTGCGGTCGGTGGTGGAATGGGTCATGTCAAGGGGACCGAAAATACGCTCCTGCAGCATTTGTTCGTAGCTTTTGCCGGTGTACTGGCCGAGCGCGTAGGCCAGCAGTCCGGCGCCCAGGTTGGAGTACTGGAAGGAGGTGCCCGGTTCGCTGTGCAGCAGCATTTCCTCGGAGAGATAGTCCCGCAGGTCGTCCTCTCCGTAGTTGCGGTAGGGATTCTGGGACTGAAAGACGGCGGACCAGCCCATGCCGGCGGGTATGCGGGGCAGGCCGGAGGTGTGGTTGGCCAGGTGCTCCAGGGTGAAATCTGTCCGGGCGTCCAGCCGTATCCACGCATCTTCGTTCAGCGGCACGTCCAGCAGCTCGCGTACGGGGCGGTCGAGCTCCAGCTCGCCCTCCGCCACAAGCCGGGCCAGGAGGTAAGCGGTAAAGACCTTGCTTACCGAGCCTATTTCGTAGACGGCCCCGCGGTTATCCACCGTCTTCAGGCTGTCACCGGAGCGCAGCACCCCGTGGAAGCGGGCGGTGGCGTCCGACACCAGTGCGATGGCAAACTGCGTTTGGTTGGGAAAGGCGCGCATGGCATGGGTCACCGCCTCCGCCTGGACCGAATCGGGTCCCTGCGGCGGACCTTCCAGGGCGACAGTGACGTCGGGGTTCACGCGGGTGCCGCAGCCACCCAGGAGCAGGGTTAAAACCAGGGCAGGCATCAATATTTGTGCGAAATGGATTTTTCCTCTCATGGTACTCCCTATAGATGGCGGTTGCGGCGGCCGTGGCGCAACCTGTGCGCGCCAGTCCCCAATATTGCATTTTCTTATTGAATTGCCTAATAAGGGAGGGGCCTGAAATCGAACCGGGAACGCAAATCCGACTATGACTTTTTCGGCACTGGACCTGATCGTCTTTGTCGTCTATTGCTGCCTGATCCTGGGACTGGGTCTTTTTATCGCCAAACGCAAGGGCACCAACGATTCGGAGGGGTATTTCCTGGCCAACAAGTCTCTGCCGTGGTGGGCCATCGGCACTTCTCTCATCGCCGCCAATATCTCCGCCGAGCAGATGATCGGCATGTCGGGCTCGGGATACGCCATCGGCCTCGCCATTGCAAGCTACGAGTGGATGGCCGCCCTCACCCTCATCCTGGTGGCAAAGTACATGCTGCCCATTTTCCTGGAGAAGAAGATCTATACCATGCCGCAGTTCCTGCAGGACCGTTTCGACGGACGTGTGCGGGTCAGCCTGGCAGTTTTCTGGATCCTGGTCTACATATTTGTCAACCTCACCTCAGTGCTCTACCTGGGGGCCCTCAGCATGAACACCATCTTCGGTATGGACCTGTTCTGGGGCATCCTGGTACTGGCCGCCTTTTCAGCCATCTATACCATTTATGGAGGACTCACCTCGGTGGCCTGGACCGACGTGGTGCAGGTCTCCTTCCTGGTGATCGGTGGACTGGTGACCACCTGGTTTGCCCTGGACGCCTACAGCGGCGGGGAGGGCGCCGTGGCGGGGCTGGGGGGACTTATCCAGGACTTTCCCGGCAAGTTTGAGATGATCCTGGAGAAAGGAAACGCGTACTACAACGATCTGCCGGGTATTTGGGTGATCTTCGGGGGACTCTGGGTGGCCAATATCAGCTACTGGGGCTTCAACCAGTATATCATCCAGCGCGCGCTGGCCGCCAAAAACCTGCAGGAGGCGCAGCGGGGCATGATCTTCGCCGGCTACCTGAAGATGCTTATGCCACTGATCGTGGTCATCCCCGGCATTGCGGCCTTCGGACTGGGTGCCGAGTTCGAGCAGGCCGACAAGGCCTATCCCTGGGTGCTGGGCAACTTCGTGGTGAGCGGGCTGAGGGGACTCACCTTCGCCGCGCTTATCGCGGCCATCGCCTCCTCGCTGAGCTCCATGACCAACAGCACCTCCACCATCTTTACGCTGGACATCTACAAGACCCACTTCGATCCCGATGCCTCCGAGAAAAAGCTGGTGCGGACGGGACGCATAGTCAGCTTCGTCGCTATTACCCTGGCCGTGCTGGTCGCCCCCCTGTTGAACAACTTCGAACAGGCCTTCCAGTTCATCCAGGAATTCACCGGCTTTATCAGTCCGGGCGTGGTGGCTATTTTCCTGCTGGGCTTCTATTGGAAGAAGGCCACCGCCAACGGCGCGCTGGTGGCCGCTATCTGCACCATCCCGCTTTCATGGGCCTTCAAGGTCTGGGCGTCCGGCATTCCCTTCCTCAACCGCATGGGCATCGTATTCCTTATACTCTGCGGGCTCATCGCGCTGGTCTCCTGGCTGGAGGGGATGGAAGACGATCCCAAGGCCATCCGCCTGCGCAGAGACCTGTTCCGGACGGGCAATGTTTTCAATATGGGCGCCATCGGCATTTGCGGGCTCCTCGCCGTACTCTATCTCCTGTTTTGGTAACTAACTTACTAAGTCGAAAAGTCTGGAAGTCATAAAGTCGGCGGACTTCCAGACTTACCGTACTTTATGACTTTAAGACTTTATGACGTTATAACGTTATGATGGACCTGGAAAATAATTCTCACAGGAGATTGAATCCGCTGAACGGCCGCTGGGTGCAGGTATCACCCAACCGCACCGACCGGCCCTGGCAGGGGCAGGAGGAGTCGCCTCCCCCGCAGCAGAAGCCGCGTCACAAGGAAGGCTGCTACCTCTGCCCGGGCAACGAGCGAGCGGGCGGGGTGCGGAATCCGGACTACGAGAGCACCTTTGTCTTCGACAACGACTTCAGCTCCCTGCGCCCCGACGTGCCCGGAGAGGAGCATAGGGAAGGAGAGCTGCTGGCCGCCCGTGGCGAGCGGGGCATCTGCCGGGTGATCTGCTTCACGCCCCGGCACGACCTGAGCCTGCCCGAGATGGAGAACTCCCAGGTGGAGGAGCTGGTGGAGCTCTGGACCCGACAGTACCGCGAGCTGGGCGAACGTCCCTTTATCAACTACGTGCAGATCTTCGAAAACAAGGGGGAGATGATGGGCTGCAGCAACCCCCATCCCCACGGGCAGATATACGCCCAGGAGACGGTGCCTGAAGAGCCTGCCGCCGAGCTGGAACACCAGACTGCCTACTACCGCTCGCACGGCGCCACCCTGCTGGGCGCCTATCTGGAGGAAGAGCTGGAACGGGAGGATCGCATCGTCCTGCAGAACGGTCATTTTGTAGCCCTCGTGCCGTGGTGGGCCTACTGGCCCTTCGAGACCATGATCGTAAGCCGTCGACCCCTGGCCCGCTTCACCGACCTTCGCGGGGAGGAGCGGGAGGCCCTGGCCGCGATCATCCATCGCCTGACGGTACGCTACGACAACCTCTTCGAGGTCTCATTCCCCTATTCGGCGGGCTTTCATCCGGCGCCCACCGACGGGCGGGACTATCCCCAGTGGCATTTCCACATGCATTTCTACCCGCCGCTGCTCCGTTCGGCCACTGTCAAGAAATTCAAGGCCGGTTACGAGATGCTGGCTAATCCCCAGCGCGATTTTACTCCCGAATTCGCCGCGGGACGCCTGCGCGAGACCTCCGATGTACACTTCAGAAGCGCCTGAGGTGATTTAACATCATCATGTTATTTTTACCCCCGGCCCCAGCCCTTAATGTTTTAAGCGAAAGACGGGTTGGTCGTTTCATGACCCTAAAAACCGTTTACCGATAGAGGAATCAAGAATAAGGAATCACCAAGCATGAAATTGTCTCGCTTCTACCCCGCCGGGTTATACCTTTGCACGCTAGTGTTATTCGGCATTTTACTGGCACCCGCTACCTCCTGGGGCCAGGACCAGGCCACCTTGAGGGTGGTCGTATCCTCCGACCAGGATGGCAGTCCCATACCTAGTGCCAACGTGGTGCTGCTCAGTCCGGATGAGACCGAACGTGAAGAGGAGGGGATACTGCATGCCGGTGCCAGCGATTCCGATGGGTTGGTTGAGCTTGCAGATGTCGTGCCCGGCGAGTATCTGCTTCGAGTCACTTTTGTAGGACATAAAACGCACCGCGACACAATCAGGCTAGCGGCAGGAGAGCGGCGGGTCATTCAGGTTGCGCTTGCCGTGGATGTGGAAACGCTCGGCCAGGTCGTCGTGGAGAGCGAACGGGAGGTGACGGTAGGAGAGGTGGGAGTAAATCGTATATCCGAGATTGACGTCGCCCGAATTCCGACCCCCAGCCCCGGCGGCGACCTGGCATCGTACCTTCAGACGCTGCCCGGTGTGGTATCGGCGGGTGACCGGGGAGGCAATCTTTATATACGTGGCGGCACACCCTATCAAAACTTGATATTGGTGGACAATATGCCGGTGGTCAAACCTTTTCACATCTCCAATCTCTATTCGGCGTTCTCCGATGCTACCCTGCAGAGCGCAGACATGCACGCAGGAGGCTTCGGTGCCGAATACCTGGGGGCGTCCTCCGCCGTCATCGACCTGAGTCTGAGACAGGGTAATATGAAAGATTTTAACGCCAATGGATCTCTTGGATCGCATATGGTGGCCTTGCAGGCCGAAGGCCCGCTTCAGACCGACCATCACTCCTTTATGCTCATGGGACGGAAGTCGCTCATCGAAGATACGTCACCAACCCTGATCGGCGAGGAGGACCCCATTGACTTCTACGACGTGTTAGGAAGATATTCTTATCAGGACAGCGGTATAGCGTGTAACGTCACCGCGCTGCATACCAACGACAGGGGAGAAATCAATCCCAACCGTGCAGTCGATATCTCGTGGAGCAATTCCGTCCTGGGAGGACGCTGCTTGAGTTTCGACGAATATTTTAACCGTCCCATCGAGGTGACGGTGGGCTTCAGCAGGTACAGCAACTCGGAAAGTACCGCAGAGGAAACAGAATTGTACTCTTCCATGGAGCAACAATTTTTAAAGCTGGATCATGCTTTTGAGGGCTTTGGAACACTATTGGAATATGGTTTCGGCGTGAACTTCACACGCTATGAGGCGGAGCTGGCAGAGCGCTTTGCCCAACAGGAATCCTTTTCCAACAGGACGGCCGTGATCGATGCCTATGTTTCCACCGATCTTGAGATAGGAGACCGCTTGACCCTCCAGCCCAGTATGGGTTCGCAGCTTTCGCTGCACACAACGCCTACCTTTGAACCCAGATTCCGTGCCTCCTATCTGCCGGGAGGGACGGGTTCCCATGAGGTAAGCCTGGCATTTGGCCGCTATTACCAGATTTCCGATGCCATCACCGATGAACGGGATGCAGGAACCACCTTTGCTGTCATGAAGGGTTCGGAATGGGGCGATCCGAACCAGGGCGCCCTTCATGGCATATTGGGTTACAGGCTGAGGCTTCCCGATGGTTTTGAGGCCAAGGTGGAGGCTTATGTTAAACGCCATTCCGATATCCCCGTATCGAGATGGAGCCCGGAGACGCAGATCGAAATGGAGACGGCCCTGGCGGACGGTATGACCTATGGCGCGGATGTGAGGTTGGAGTACGACAACAGCCCGCTCTATCTCTTCCTGGGTTACGGCTATTCCCAGGTGGAGTACGAAGCCAGCTCGGGTAATCTCGGAGCGTGGATAAAACAGCCGGTCTACCGTTATAATCCGACACACGACAGGCGACACAAGCTGAATACCGTCGCCAGCTATACGTTCGGCGGATTTACAACCAGCCTGAGTTGGGAGTTCGGTACCGGGAGGCCTTACACCAGGGTGTACGGATTCGACCTGCGGCTGCAACTTCCAGGAGAAAATCCTCTTGAGGAGCCCGGTACAGCCCGCACTCTTTACAGCCGCCCCTACGGAGACCGGCTGCCAATGTACCACAGGCTGGATGTGTCCTTGGAGCGAACCTTCCGTTTTTCACAGGGAGTTACCCTGGAAACAAAAG contains the following coding sequences:
- a CDS encoding TonB-dependent receptor, with translation MKLSRFYPAGLYLCTLVLFGILLAPATSWGQDQATLRVVVSSDQDGSPIPSANVVLLSPDETEREEEGILHAGASDSDGLVELADVVPGEYLLRVTFVGHKTHRDTIRLAAGERRVIQVALAVDVETLGQVVVESEREVTVGEVGVNRISEIDVARIPTPSPGGDLASYLQTLPGVVSAGDRGGNLYIRGGTPYQNLILVDNMPVVKPFHISNLYSAFSDATLQSADMHAGGFGAEYLGASSAVIDLSLRQGNMKDFNANGSLGSHMVALQAEGPLQTDHHSFMLMGRKSLIEDTSPTLIGEEDPIDFYDVLGRYSYQDSGIACNVTALHTNDRGEINPNRAVDISWSNSVLGGRCLSFDEYFNRPIEVTVGFSRYSNSESTAEETELYSSMEQQFLKLDHAFEGFGTLLEYGFGVNFTRYEAELAERFAQQESFSNRTAVIDAYVSTDLEIGDRLTLQPSMGSQLSLHTTPTFEPRFRASYLPGGTGSHEVSLAFGRYYQISDAITDERDAGTTFAVMKGSEWGDPNQGALHGILGYRLRLPDGFEAKVEAYVKRHSDIPVSRWSPETQIEMETALADGMTYGADVRLEYDNSPLYLFLGYGYSQVEYEASSGNLGAWIKQPVYRYNPTHDRRHKLNTVASYTFGGFTTSLSWEFGTGRPYTRVYGFDLRLQLPGENPLEEPGTARTLYSRPYGDRLPMYHRLDVSLERTFRFSQGVTLETKVGMINSYNRKNVFYYDANLLQRVNQTPRMPYASMSINFN